From the genome of Virgibacillus proomii, one region includes:
- a CDS encoding class C sortase: MKRAIVSILFLVGLGIFSYPMISNILSTKVHQSVVKEYEETIDKMDKQSIKKEKEKADKHNEKLRDSEIDFVDPFSTGGASKETTAGNKSYYDALNVGPAIGSLEIPKIDLLLPIYHGTSEEVLSRGVGHLENSSLPTGKPGTHSVLTAHRGLPSAELFRNLDDLTIGDQFYINVLNETFAYEVFDVDIVLPHQTEWLKMKNDEEIVTLLTCEPYMINTHRMLVKGKRVPYDPSKVESAEANDNLWIVIGLGIFFLLLVIWGMKRRKRRKQVEVR, translated from the coding sequence ATGAAACGAGCAATAGTTAGTATTCTATTTTTAGTTGGATTAGGTATCTTTTCCTATCCTATGATAAGTAATATTTTATCGACAAAAGTACATCAATCCGTTGTCAAAGAATACGAAGAAACGATTGACAAGATGGATAAGCAATCGATCAAAAAGGAAAAGGAAAAAGCAGATAAACATAATGAAAAATTAAGGGATTCTGAGATAGATTTTGTCGATCCTTTTTCAACAGGGGGAGCATCTAAGGAAACCACGGCAGGAAATAAAAGTTATTATGATGCTTTAAATGTCGGACCTGCAATTGGCAGTCTTGAGATTCCCAAAATTGATTTACTTCTTCCTATCTACCATGGAACAAGTGAAGAGGTTTTATCGCGAGGGGTTGGACATTTAGAGAACTCCTCGCTGCCAACTGGAAAACCAGGTACTCACAGTGTATTAACAGCTCATCGAGGCTTACCAAGTGCTGAGTTATTTCGCAATTTAGATGATTTAACGATAGGGGATCAATTTTACATAAACGTATTGAATGAAACGTTTGCGTATGAAGTATTTGATGTAGACATTGTCTTACCCCATCAAACGGAATGGTTAAAAATGAAGAATGATGAAGAAATTGTAACATTACTTACTTGTGAACCATATATGATAAATACACATCGCATGCTAGTAAAGGGCAAGCGTGTACCTTACGATCCATCCAAAGTAGAATCAGCAGAAGCAAATGATAATTTATGGATTGTAATTGGTTTAGGTATTTTCTTTCTACTATTGGTCATCTGGGGTATGAAACGGCGAAAACGGAGGAAGCAGGTGGAGGTAAGATGA
- a CDS encoding class C sortase codes for MKGKKAITLLFVIGLAILVYPHVAKLINSYLQKQQVDEFQDSLENKTDQEIDELMKRASACNEKIYYNRSGIRDPFADNEKKLHALKECLGLDDDEVFAAIEIPKLGEIIPIFLGASEKTLAKGIGQIEGSSLPVGGKSNHTVLAGHRGMGTKAMFRHVDELKEGDLFYIHTMTGTLTYRVFGQKVINPQETEALEIQENRDLATLFTCHPYPTDYQRLLIQAERADEEKVVKGK; via the coding sequence ATGAAAGGGAAAAAAGCAATTACCTTGTTGTTTGTGATTGGTTTAGCTATTCTTGTATATCCTCATGTCGCTAAGCTGATTAACAGTTACCTACAAAAGCAACAGGTGGATGAATTCCAAGATAGTTTAGAGAATAAGACTGATCAAGAAATAGATGAATTGATGAAGCGAGCTTCCGCATGTAATGAAAAGATTTATTATAATCGCTCTGGAATTCGTGACCCGTTTGCCGATAATGAAAAAAAACTGCATGCATTGAAAGAATGCTTAGGACTTGATGATGATGAGGTGTTTGCCGCGATTGAAATTCCAAAGTTGGGGGAAATTATCCCTATTTTTTTAGGAGCTTCTGAGAAAACTTTAGCAAAAGGAATCGGACAAATAGAAGGGTCTTCTCTTCCTGTTGGTGGAAAGAGTAACCATACGGTATTAGCCGGTCACCGTGGTATGGGCACGAAGGCAATGTTTCGTCATGTTGATGAGTTAAAGGAAGGTGATCTTTTTTATATACATACGATGACGGGAACACTCACTTATCGTGTATTTGGTCAGAAAGTAATCAACCCACAAGAAACAGAAGCATTGGAAATTCAAGAAAATCGGGATTTGGCCACATTATTTACATGTCATCCTTACCCTACTGATTATCAACGACTATTGATACAAGCTGAGCGAGCAGATGAGGAGAAGGTAGTTAAGGGAAAATAA
- a CDS encoding non-hemolytic enterotoxin subunit C yields MKKGQIKKIIVAMITIIFTMTYVFPPNIVTAQQQGNELGPDNFQEKLETAASSILVIDSYAHSVIDSQLPQLNGISSVDNHLKVNIRTNFTDAQENATYWLDQLKPNIRLSIKTVVDFNKTWQDHYNHLLNAIEQKNEQHVQKEIEELYQTILRNSEKVDDMIKDLTTYRDSISEDVKHFKENSNQLQVVLSQSDASIPMLKEQIEHYHRIIENAKWKIGGGAILCGLIIFCIAGGPIIAEAVKEKDNAESQIASLQAQISGIEKEVVIITDIENKLTTLADTIDKAIDSLQNISNQWHVIAAKYCHLVNNVAVFDAQDFELLEEDVNIAKTSWEQLEQFATKVFEALKKENMIETIG; encoded by the coding sequence ATGAAAAAGGGTCAAATTAAAAAAATAATCGTAGCAATGATCACGATTATTTTTACAATGACTTACGTATTTCCACCAAATATAGTAACTGCTCAACAACAGGGAAATGAACTTGGTCCGGATAATTTCCAAGAAAAATTAGAAACTGCTGCTTCAAGCATTCTTGTTATTGATTCTTATGCACATTCCGTTATCGACAGTCAATTACCCCAATTAAATGGAATAAGCTCTGTTGATAATCATTTAAAAGTAAATATACGTACTAACTTTACAGATGCTCAAGAAAATGCTACTTATTGGTTAGATCAATTAAAACCAAATATTAGATTATCCATAAAAACAGTAGTAGATTTTAATAAAACCTGGCAAGATCATTATAATCATTTATTAAATGCAATTGAGCAAAAAAATGAACAGCACGTACAAAAAGAAATAGAGGAATTGTATCAAACAATTTTAAGAAACAGTGAAAAAGTTGATGATATGATAAAGGATTTGACGACGTATCGAGATAGCATTAGCGAAGACGTAAAGCACTTTAAAGAAAATTCTAATCAATTGCAAGTTGTATTATCACAATCAGATGCCAGCATCCCGATGTTAAAAGAGCAAATTGAACATTATCACAGGATCATAGAAAATGCGAAGTGGAAAATAGGCGGTGGAGCAATATTATGTGGACTTATTATTTTTTGCATTGCCGGAGGACCAATCATAGCTGAAGCTGTTAAAGAAAAAGACAACGCAGAGAGCCAAATTGCTAGTTTACAAGCGCAAATATCAGGTATAGAAAAAGAAGTAGTTATTATAACAGACATAGAAAATAAGCTTACCACTCTGGCAGATACCATTGATAAAGCCATTGACTCGCTTCAAAATATTTCAAATCAGTGGCATGTTATAGCTGCAAAATACTGTCATCTCGTAAATAACGTTGCTGTTTTTGATGCACAAGATTTTGAGTTGTTAGAAGAAGATGTAAATATAGCAAAAACCAGCTGGGAACAATTAGAACAATTTGCCACTAAGGTGTTTGAAGCACTGAAAAAAGAAAATATGATCGAAACTATTGGATAA
- a CDS encoding non-hemolytic enterotoxin subunit B: MAVTIVFSNVVPSYAYAKNTTQEQAQTDPTDIYNKFELGPDGLREAMKTTGSNALVMDLYALTVIKQPNISFKYVNSIETNLQKKILMDQDNARENAKEWLDQLKPQLIATNENIINYDNKFEGYYNKLLEATENKDTQALTARLTRLSNSVLENKREVDKLIVDLKQFREKLQTDTQKLKANTNQLSTILTSQDTGIPLFQKQIDAYYESISKYNNILIASSVATAAGPIAIVGGVAVLVTGAGTPLGIGLIAGGAGATGGGITGIVLAKQGIDQAQEEIKVLTGNIQEAQIQLASITAIKKQMEFLTDTIDLAIDSLQNISTQWSTMEAKYRSLVSNIDIMDPEDFELLKEDLVIAKTSWSNIKDFAEKLYVEEIKIVDHQ, encoded by the coding sequence ATGGCAGTAACAATCGTGTTTAGTAATGTCGTACCTTCCTATGCCTATGCAAAAAACACAACACAAGAGCAAGCTCAAACAGATCCAACCGACATATACAATAAATTTGAATTAGGTCCGGATGGTCTTAGAGAAGCGATGAAAACAACCGGATCCAATGCACTGGTCATGGATCTTTATGCGTTGACAGTCATTAAACAGCCCAATATAAGCTTTAAATACGTAAATTCCATTGAAACAAATTTACAGAAAAAAATATTAATGGATCAGGACAACGCAAGAGAAAATGCAAAGGAATGGCTCGATCAATTAAAGCCGCAATTAATTGCAACGAACGAGAATATTATTAATTATGATAATAAATTTGAAGGGTATTATAATAAGTTATTAGAAGCTACAGAAAACAAAGATACACAAGCTTTAACTGCAAGATTAACAAGACTTTCTAATAGCGTTTTGGAAAACAAACGAGAAGTCGATAAGTTAATTGTTGATTTAAAACAGTTTAGAGAAAAATTACAAACCGATACACAAAAATTAAAAGCAAACACTAACCAATTATCGACCATTTTAACGAGCCAGGATACAGGTATCCCACTTTTTCAAAAACAAATTGACGCATATTATGAATCGATAAGTAAATATAACAATATCTTGATAGCATCTTCAGTAGCTACTGCAGCAGGACCAATTGCCATTGTAGGTGGTGTAGCTGTACTGGTTACAGGTGCCGGAACCCCTCTTGGTATAGGTTTAATTGCTGGAGGAGCAGGAGCAACTGGAGGAGGAATAACAGGAATTGTATTAGCTAAACAAGGAATAGATCAAGCGCAAGAAGAAATTAAAGTTCTTACCGGAAATATTCAAGAAGCGCAAATCCAGTTGGCTAGTATAACTGCAATCAAAAAGCAAATGGAATTCTTAACAGATACAATTGACCTTGCTATCGATTCCTTACAAAATATATCTACTCAATGGAGTACAATGGAAGCAAAATATAGAAGCTTAGTTAGTAACATCGATATAATGGACCCGGAAGACTTTGAACTTTTAAAAGAAGATTTAGTAATTGCTAAAACGAGTTGGAGCAATATTAAAGACTTTGCAGAAAAGTTATATGTAGAAGAAATTAAAATAGTAGATCATCAATAA
- a CDS encoding non-hemolytic enterotoxin subunit A, giving the protein MKKKLVAFFMVLAIILSTMIPQNALAETNKELRSITFSNWIRSLGSQYPLLQSYGLVVLKQPTLDIKNMSSLTNHQQIARENVREWLDEYSPQLIYLNENMNGLSQRVDQYYTRLYELAGEIDNNEQAKIDFLNRFNRLLGNVEDMQADLKRTSLDLNAYKDLLDSDSKAFSEKATKAVELLNGHNSEAIQIRETVKGLLAEIQDELIKIITNPDEVYDFSFRFGKLLYNTVKTSAETQTVDVASIEAISKEIANATSFKTKLSATTIQQKQQEVTALMKKLSKFEQQATEVTIVEDQIIGFAEMVKREVAIFDYIVNEFTTLNNIMDKLKDNVLSGEINPSELQSQLKYLKEIMLQINKQTEQFEGFTTNIK; this is encoded by the coding sequence ATGAAGAAAAAATTAGTAGCATTTTTTATGGTTTTGGCTATCATTTTAAGCACCATGATCCCCCAAAATGCTTTAGCCGAAACAAACAAAGAACTTAGATCAATCACATTCTCCAATTGGATAAGGTCATTAGGATCACAATACCCGCTGTTACAATCATACGGACTTGTTGTTTTAAAACAGCCAACCCTTGATATAAAAAACATGAGCAGTTTAACTAACCATCAACAAATTGCTAGAGAGAATGTCCGTGAGTGGTTGGATGAATATAGTCCGCAACTAATCTATTTAAATGAAAACATGAATGGTCTAAGTCAACGGGTTGATCAATACTACACTCGCTTATATGAATTAGCTGGAGAAATTGATAATAATGAACAAGCAAAAATAGACTTTTTAAATAGATTCAATCGGCTTCTAGGCAATGTTGAGGATATGCAAGCAGATTTAAAACGCACCTCCTTAGACCTAAATGCCTACAAAGATCTTCTTGATTCTGATAGCAAGGCATTTTCTGAAAAAGCAACGAAAGCAGTTGAGTTATTAAATGGACATAACAGTGAAGCGATACAAATAAGAGAAACTGTGAAGGGTCTATTAGCAGAAATCCAAGATGAGCTTATTAAAATTATCACTAATCCAGATGAAGTATATGATTTTTCATTTAGATTTGGTAAGTTACTTTATAATACGGTTAAAACAAGTGCCGAAACTCAAACAGTTGATGTTGCATCCATTGAAGCTATTAGTAAAGAAATAGCGAATGCTACTAGCTTTAAAACAAAACTATCAGCTACAACCATCCAGCAAAAACAACAGGAAGTAACCGCACTAATGAAGAAACTATCTAAATTTGAGCAACAAGCAACAGAAGTTACAATCGTTGAAGATCAAATCATTGGTTTTGCTGAAATGGTGAAACGGGAGGTTGCTATTTTTGATTATATTGTCAATGAATTTACAACTTTAAATAATATCATGGACAAGTTAAAAGATAATGTGCTTTCTGGAGAAATAAATCCTTCTGAACTGCAAAGCCAATTAAAGTACTTAAAAGAAATTATGTTGCAGATCAACAAACAGACAGAACAATTTGAAGGTTTTACCACAAACATAAAGTAA
- a CDS encoding QueT transporter family protein — MYKSVSHPSSTSMISELTKISLICALYVIITVWLAPISFAAIQFRFSEMFNFLALYHKRYVIAVTLGVIIANFMSPTWFLDVPIGGVATFLVLILCRYVTKRLQNDIIKIGITAIIFAISMFTVAAQLTILFDLPFFYTWLTVGVGELLSMTIGGVIIYWLAKKIDFTK, encoded by the coding sequence ATGTATAAATCAGTTTCCCATCCATCTTCAACCTCGATGATCTCAGAGCTAACTAAAATTTCTCTTATTTGTGCGCTCTATGTAATAATTACAGTATGGTTAGCTCCAATTAGTTTTGCTGCTATACAATTTCGTTTTTCCGAAATGTTTAATTTTCTAGCACTGTACCACAAGCGTTATGTCATTGCAGTAACGTTAGGAGTTATCATTGCTAATTTCATGTCTCCTACATGGTTTTTAGATGTTCCCATTGGTGGTGTTGCCACTTTTCTTGTTTTAATTTTATGTAGATATGTAACCAAACGACTGCAAAATGACATTATAAAAATAGGTATAACTGCTATCATTTTCGCTATTTCCATGTTTACTGTTGCAGCACAACTAACTATTCTGTTTGACTTACCATTCTTTTACACATGGCTAACCGTTGGTGTTGGCGAACTATTGTCTATGACCATTGGTGGAGTGATCATTTATTGGTTGGCAAAGAAAATTGATTTCACAAAATAA
- a CDS encoding 3-oxoacyl-ACP reductase, producing the protein MKFEEFRGQTVFITGGASGIGKAQAIAFLKNGANVFVLDRDEENLKEIFKQYENHFAYTVGSVANKNAVQQAVRQAIKKFKQIDILLNTAGVLDGYAKTLETEELLWDKIMNTNVKGTYFVTNSVLPHMLQNERGVIINMASIAGIVAGGGGAAYTASKHAIIGYTKQLDYDYCRNGVRANAIAPGAIKTPMNKADFLGDSQMAKWVAEETPAGRWADPSEVADLTLFLASKAADYIHGVVIPIDGGWTNK; encoded by the coding sequence ATGAAATTTGAAGAATTTAGAGGACAAACTGTTTTTATTACTGGTGGTGCTTCAGGTATTGGAAAAGCACAAGCCATTGCTTTTCTAAAAAACGGTGCCAATGTGTTTGTTTTAGATAGGGACGAAGAAAACTTGAAAGAAATATTCAAGCAATATGAGAATCACTTTGCCTATACAGTTGGAAGCGTCGCTAATAAAAATGCAGTCCAGCAAGCTGTGAGACAAGCAATAAAGAAATTTAAACAAATTGATATTTTATTAAACACAGCAGGGGTTTTAGATGGTTATGCTAAAACATTAGAAACAGAAGAGCTATTATGGGATAAAATTATGAATACAAATGTAAAAGGAACCTATTTTGTGACTAATTCTGTACTTCCGCATATGCTCCAAAATGAAAGAGGAGTCATCATCAACATGGCATCTATTGCAGGTATTGTTGCCGGGGGTGGCGGTGCGGCATATACTGCTTCCAAGCATGCCATTATTGGTTATACAAAACAGCTTGATTATGATTATTGCAGAAATGGAGTACGCGCTAATGCTATTGCACCAGGTGCGATCAAAACGCCAATGAACAAAGCTGATTTTCTCGGAGATAGTCAAATGGCAAAGTGGGTCGCTGAAGAAACACCCGCCGGAAGATGGGCAGATCCATCGGAAGTAGCTGATCTAACACTGTTTTTAGCAAGTAAAGCTGCTGACTATATTCATGGCGTTGTGATTCCTATTGACGGAGGATGGACAAATAAATAA
- a CDS encoding DUF2829 domain-containing protein: protein MTFEQILPELKAGKKVIRKGWGGAELYVKLVGESQHDGEKLNPYFLINVSGEGYTMFTPTVCDILADDWKIIE from the coding sequence ATGACGTTTGAACAAATATTACCTGAATTAAAAGCTGGGAAAAAGGTCATTCGTAAAGGGTGGGGTGGCGCTGAATTATATGTGAAACTTGTTGGGGAGAGCCAGCATGATGGAGAAAAACTCAATCCATACTTTTTAATTAATGTATCTGGTGAAGGTTACACGATGTTTACACCTACTGTATGCGACATTCTTGCTGATGACTGGAAAATTATAGAATGA